A stretch of the Bradyrhizobium arachidis genome encodes the following:
- a CDS encoding ABC transporter permease, protein MISDAPVLQQTSERAESAPAPSRLSRYARPLLGFVLPVGLALGWELAVWLGYSNGRLVPPPSRVFATIVELARSGELTRHIWATLYRVGLGFVLGVVAGTVLGAIAGYWSLARRLLDPTVQALRAIPSIAWVPLFILWLGIFETSKIALIAVGVFFPVYLGVMGAILSVDRKIVEVGRIFRLSGPAMIRRILLPAVLPAYVVSLRVGLGLGWMFVVAAEFMGASEGLGYLLIDGQQLGKPAQIVAAIVIFAILGKTTDYLIEIATAPLLRWQDAFGRERGGA, encoded by the coding sequence ATGATCTCTGACGCGCCAGTCCTGCAGCAAACCTCGGAACGAGCCGAGAGCGCTCCTGCGCCCTCGCGGCTGTCGCGCTATGCGCGGCCGCTGCTCGGTTTCGTGCTGCCGGTTGGCCTCGCGCTCGGCTGGGAACTCGCGGTCTGGCTCGGCTATTCCAACGGCCGGCTGGTGCCGCCGCCCTCGCGCGTGTTTGCCACTATCGTCGAGCTCGCCCGCTCGGGTGAGCTGACGCGGCATATCTGGGCGACGCTTTACCGCGTCGGTCTCGGCTTCGTGCTCGGCGTGGTCGCCGGCACCGTGCTTGGCGCCATCGCGGGCTACTGGTCGCTGGCGCGCCGGCTGCTCGATCCGACCGTGCAGGCGCTGCGCGCGATTCCCTCGATCGCCTGGGTGCCGCTGTTCATCCTGTGGCTCGGCATTTTCGAGACCTCGAAGATCGCGCTGATCGCGGTCGGCGTGTTCTTCCCGGTCTATCTGGGCGTGATGGGCGCAATCCTCTCGGTCGATCGCAAGATCGTCGAGGTCGGCCGTATCTTCCGCCTGTCGGGCCCGGCGATGATCCGTCGTATCCTCTTGCCCGCAGTGCTGCCGGCCTATGTCGTCTCGCTGCGCGTCGGCCTTGGCCTGGGCTGGATGTTCGTGGTCGCCGCCGAATTCATGGGCGCCTCCGAGGGTCTCGGCTATCTCCTGATCGACGGCCAGCAGCTCGGCAAGCCCGCACAGATCGTCGCCGCCATCGTCATCTTCGCCATCCTCGGCAAGACCACGGACTATTTGATCGAGATCGCGACCGCGCCGCTCTTGCGCTGGCAGGATGCGTTCGGCCGCGAGCGCGGAGGGGCGTGA
- a CDS encoding aliphatic sulfonate ABC transporter substrate-binding protein → MALISRRTLMAGASAAMLMPGAVLAAEPVKEIRIDWATYNPVSMVLKQKGLLEKEFAKDGITVTWVQSAGSNKALEFLNAGSIDFGSTAGSAALVAKINGNPIKSIYVYSRPEWTALVTGKDSKIAGVADLKGKRVAVTRGTDPHIFLVRALLGAGLTEKDITPVLLQHADGKTALIRGDVDAWAGLDPMMAQAEVEEGAKLFYRKADANTWGILNVREQFLKDNPEIVRRVLAVYEDARKYSLANYDELKKTFIGVTKLPDAVVDKQLKERTELTHSRIGTPQRDSILAAGIALQQAGVIDAKVDVKATLDALIDDQVPLPTN, encoded by the coding sequence ATGGCGTTGATCTCACGACGGACTCTCATGGCGGGGGCAAGTGCTGCAATGCTGATGCCGGGCGCGGTTCTCGCGGCGGAGCCCGTGAAGGAAATTCGCATCGACTGGGCGACCTATAATCCGGTGTCGATGGTCCTGAAGCAGAAGGGCCTCCTGGAGAAGGAATTCGCCAAGGACGGCATCACCGTTACCTGGGTGCAGTCGGCCGGCTCCAACAAGGCGCTCGAATTCCTCAACGCCGGCTCGATCGATTTCGGCTCGACCGCCGGCTCGGCGGCGCTGGTCGCCAAGATCAACGGCAACCCGATCAAGTCGATCTATGTCTATTCGCGTCCCGAATGGACCGCGCTGGTGACGGGCAAGGACTCCAAGATCGCTGGTGTCGCTGACCTGAAGGGCAAGCGCGTCGCGGTGACGCGCGGCACCGATCCGCACATCTTCCTTGTGCGCGCGCTGTTAGGGGCTGGTCTCACCGAGAAGGACATCACGCCGGTGCTGCTGCAGCACGCCGACGGCAAGACCGCGCTGATCCGCGGCGACGTCGACGCCTGGGCCGGTCTCGATCCGATGATGGCGCAGGCCGAAGTGGAGGAGGGCGCCAAGCTGTTCTACCGCAAGGCCGACGCCAACACCTGGGGCATCCTCAATGTGCGCGAGCAGTTCTTGAAGGACAATCCGGAGATCGTCCGCCGCGTGCTGGCCGTGTACGAGGACGCGCGAAAATATTCGCTGGCGAATTACGACGAACTGAAGAAGACCTTCATCGGCGTGACCAAGCTGCCCGATGCGGTCGTCGACAAGCAGCTCAAGGAGCGTACCGAGCTCACCCACAGCCGCATCGGCACGCCGCAACGCGACTCCATCCTCGCCGCCGGCATCGCACTCCAGCAGGCCGGCGTCATCGACGCCAAGGTCGACGTCAAGGCCACGCTCGACGCCCTGATCGACGACCAGGTCCCGCTGCCGACGAACTGA